A DNA window from Falco peregrinus isolate bFalPer1 chromosome 8, bFalPer1.pri, whole genome shotgun sequence contains the following coding sequences:
- the HNRNPA3 gene encoding heterogeneous nuclear ribonucleoprotein A3 isoform X4, which yields MAAIKEERDVEDYKRKGRRSSQGHEPKEPEQLRKLFIGGLSFETTDDSLREHFEKWGTLTDCVVMRDPQTKRSRGFGFVTYSCVEEVDAAMSARPHKVDGRVVEPKRAVSREDSVKPGAHLTVKKIFVGGIKEDTEEYNLREYFEKYGKIETIEVMEDRQSGKKRGFAFVTFDDHDTVDKIVVQKYHTINGHNCEVKKALSKQEMQTASSQRVKYFVGRGGGSGNFMGRGNFGGGGGNFGRGGNFGGRGKHSHLFCVPGGYGGGGGGGGSRGSFGGGDGYNGFGDGGNYGGGPGYGSRGGYGGGGGPGYGNPGGGYGGGGGGYDGYNEGGNFGGGNYGGSGNYNDFGNYSGQQQSNYGPMKGGGSFGGRSSGSPYGGGYGSGSGSGGYGGRRF from the exons ATGGCTGCTATTAAGGAAGAGAGAGATGTGGAAGACTACAAGAGGAAGGGAAGACGATCTTCACAG GGCCATGAGCCAAAGGAGCCAGAGCAGTTGAGGAAGCTGTTCATTGGAGGTCTGAGCTTTGAAACAACAGATGATAGCTTGAGAGAGCACTTTGAGAAATGGGGCACACTCACGGACTGTGTG GTGATGAGAGACCCACAAACAAAGCGTTCCAGAGGCTTCGGCTTTGTGACTTACTCTTGTGTGGAGGAGGTGGATGCTGCCATGAGTGCTCGACCACATAAGGTTGATGGACGCGTGGTTGAACCAAAGAGAGCAGTTTCGAGGGAG GATTCTGTAAAGCCTGGGGCACATCTgacagtaaagaaaatatttgttggtGGAATTAAAGAAGATACAGAAGAATATAATTTAAGGGAGTACTTTGAAAAATATGGCAAGATTGAAACCATAGAAGTCATGGAAGACAGGCAAAGTGGAAAGAAGAGAGGCTTCGCTTTTGTAACTTTTGATGATCACGATACAGTTGATAAAATTGTTG TTCAGAAATACCATACTATAAATGGACATAACTGTGAAGTGAAAAAAGCACTCTCGAAACAAGAAATGCAGACTGCTAGCTCTCAGAGAG taaaatattttgtaggtCGTGGGGGTGGCTCAGGCAACTTCATGGGTCGTGGAAACTTTGGAGGTGGTGGAGGAAACTTCGGCCGAGGAGGAAACTTTGGTGGAAGAG GAAAACATTCTCATCTGTTTTGTGTTCCAGGAGGCtatgggggtggtggtggcggtggtgggagcagaggaagctTTGGGGGTGGTGACGGATACAATGGATTTGGTGATG GTGGCAACTATGGAGGTGGTCCTGGCTATGGCAGCAGAGGAGGTtatggtggtggtggaggaccAGGGTATGGAAACCCAGGTGGTGGATatggaggtggaggaggaggataTGATGGCTACAATGAAGGAGGAAATTTCGGTGGTG gtaATTATGGTGGAAGTGGAAACTACAATGATTTTGGCAATTACAGTGGACAACAGCAGTCTAACTATGGTCCCATGAAAGGTGGTGGCAGCTTTGGTGGCAGAAGTTCAGGCAGTCCCTATGGTG GTGGTTATGGATCTGGAAGTGGAAGTGGGGGCTATGGTGGTAGAAGATTCTAA
- the HNRNPA3 gene encoding heterogeneous nuclear ribonucleoprotein A3 isoform X2 has product MAAIKEERDVEDYKRKGRRSSQKYRRLNKGHEPKEPEQLRKLFIGGLSFETTDDSLREHFEKWGTLTDCVVMRDPQTKRSRGFGFVTYSCVEEVDAAMSARPHKVDGRVVEPKRAVSREDSVKPGAHLTVKKIFVGGIKEDTEEYNLREYFEKYGKIETIEVMEDRQSGKKRGFAFVTFDDHDTVDKIVVQKYHTINGHNCEVKKALSKQEMQTASSQRVKYFVGRGGGSGNFMGRGNFGGGGGNFGRGGNFGGRGKHSHLFCVPGGYGGGGGGGGSRGSFGGGDGYNGFGDGGNYGGGPGYGSRGGYGGGGGPGYGNPGGGYGGGGGGYDGYNEGGNFGGGNYGGSGNYNDFGNYSGQQQSNYGPMKGGGSFGGRSSGSPYGGGYGSGSGSGGYGGRRF; this is encoded by the exons ATGGCTGCTATTAAGGAAGAGAGAGATGTGGAAGACTACAAGAGGAAGGGAAGACGATCTTCACAG AAATACCGTAGACTGAATAAG GGCCATGAGCCAAAGGAGCCAGAGCAGTTGAGGAAGCTGTTCATTGGAGGTCTGAGCTTTGAAACAACAGATGATAGCTTGAGAGAGCACTTTGAGAAATGGGGCACACTCACGGACTGTGTG GTGATGAGAGACCCACAAACAAAGCGTTCCAGAGGCTTCGGCTTTGTGACTTACTCTTGTGTGGAGGAGGTGGATGCTGCCATGAGTGCTCGACCACATAAGGTTGATGGACGCGTGGTTGAACCAAAGAGAGCAGTTTCGAGGGAG GATTCTGTAAAGCCTGGGGCACATCTgacagtaaagaaaatatttgttggtGGAATTAAAGAAGATACAGAAGAATATAATTTAAGGGAGTACTTTGAAAAATATGGCAAGATTGAAACCATAGAAGTCATGGAAGACAGGCAAAGTGGAAAGAAGAGAGGCTTCGCTTTTGTAACTTTTGATGATCACGATACAGTTGATAAAATTGTTG TTCAGAAATACCATACTATAAATGGACATAACTGTGAAGTGAAAAAAGCACTCTCGAAACAAGAAATGCAGACTGCTAGCTCTCAGAGAG taaaatattttgtaggtCGTGGGGGTGGCTCAGGCAACTTCATGGGTCGTGGAAACTTTGGAGGTGGTGGAGGAAACTTCGGCCGAGGAGGAAACTTTGGTGGAAGAG GAAAACATTCTCATCTGTTTTGTGTTCCAGGAGGCtatgggggtggtggtggcggtggtgggagcagaggaagctTTGGGGGTGGTGACGGATACAATGGATTTGGTGATG GTGGCAACTATGGAGGTGGTCCTGGCTATGGCAGCAGAGGAGGTtatggtggtggtggaggaccAGGGTATGGAAACCCAGGTGGTGGATatggaggtggaggaggaggataTGATGGCTACAATGAAGGAGGAAATTTCGGTGGTG gtaATTATGGTGGAAGTGGAAACTACAATGATTTTGGCAATTACAGTGGACAACAGCAGTCTAACTATGGTCCCATGAAAGGTGGTGGCAGCTTTGGTGGCAGAAGTTCAGGCAGTCCCTATGGTG GTGGTTATGGATCTGGAAGTGGAAGTGGGGGCTATGGTGGTAGAAGATTCTAA
- the HNRNPA3 gene encoding heterogeneous nuclear ribonucleoprotein A3 isoform X1: MAAIKEERDVEDYKRKGRRSSQQKYRRLNKGHEPKEPEQLRKLFIGGLSFETTDDSLREHFEKWGTLTDCVVMRDPQTKRSRGFGFVTYSCVEEVDAAMSARPHKVDGRVVEPKRAVSREDSVKPGAHLTVKKIFVGGIKEDTEEYNLREYFEKYGKIETIEVMEDRQSGKKRGFAFVTFDDHDTVDKIVVQKYHTINGHNCEVKKALSKQEMQTASSQRVKYFVGRGGGSGNFMGRGNFGGGGGNFGRGGNFGGRGKHSHLFCVPGGYGGGGGGGGSRGSFGGGDGYNGFGDGGNYGGGPGYGSRGGYGGGGGPGYGNPGGGYGGGGGGYDGYNEGGNFGGGNYGGSGNYNDFGNYSGQQQSNYGPMKGGGSFGGRSSGSPYGGGYGSGSGSGGYGGRRF; encoded by the exons ATGGCTGCTATTAAGGAAGAGAGAGATGTGGAAGACTACAAGAGGAAGGGAAGACGATCTTCACAG CAGAAATACCGTAGACTGAATAAG GGCCATGAGCCAAAGGAGCCAGAGCAGTTGAGGAAGCTGTTCATTGGAGGTCTGAGCTTTGAAACAACAGATGATAGCTTGAGAGAGCACTTTGAGAAATGGGGCACACTCACGGACTGTGTG GTGATGAGAGACCCACAAACAAAGCGTTCCAGAGGCTTCGGCTTTGTGACTTACTCTTGTGTGGAGGAGGTGGATGCTGCCATGAGTGCTCGACCACATAAGGTTGATGGACGCGTGGTTGAACCAAAGAGAGCAGTTTCGAGGGAG GATTCTGTAAAGCCTGGGGCACATCTgacagtaaagaaaatatttgttggtGGAATTAAAGAAGATACAGAAGAATATAATTTAAGGGAGTACTTTGAAAAATATGGCAAGATTGAAACCATAGAAGTCATGGAAGACAGGCAAAGTGGAAAGAAGAGAGGCTTCGCTTTTGTAACTTTTGATGATCACGATACAGTTGATAAAATTGTTG TTCAGAAATACCATACTATAAATGGACATAACTGTGAAGTGAAAAAAGCACTCTCGAAACAAGAAATGCAGACTGCTAGCTCTCAGAGAG taaaatattttgtaggtCGTGGGGGTGGCTCAGGCAACTTCATGGGTCGTGGAAACTTTGGAGGTGGTGGAGGAAACTTCGGCCGAGGAGGAAACTTTGGTGGAAGAG GAAAACATTCTCATCTGTTTTGTGTTCCAGGAGGCtatgggggtggtggtggcggtggtgggagcagaggaagctTTGGGGGTGGTGACGGATACAATGGATTTGGTGATG GTGGCAACTATGGAGGTGGTCCTGGCTATGGCAGCAGAGGAGGTtatggtggtggtggaggaccAGGGTATGGAAACCCAGGTGGTGGATatggaggtggaggaggaggataTGATGGCTACAATGAAGGAGGAAATTTCGGTGGTG gtaATTATGGTGGAAGTGGAAACTACAATGATTTTGGCAATTACAGTGGACAACAGCAGTCTAACTATGGTCCCATGAAAGGTGGTGGCAGCTTTGGTGGCAGAAGTTCAGGCAGTCCCTATGGTG GTGGTTATGGATCTGGAAGTGGAAGTGGGGGCTATGGTGGTAGAAGATTCTAA
- the HNRNPA3 gene encoding heterogeneous nuclear ribonucleoprotein A3 isoform X12, with translation MAAIKEERDVEDYKRKGRRSSQKYRRLNKGHEPKEPEQLRKLFIGGLSFETTDDSLREHFEKWGTLTDCVVMRDPQTKRSRGFGFVTYSCVEEVDAAMSARPHKVDGRVVEPKRAVSREDSVKPGAHLTVKKIFVGGIKEDTEEYNLREYFEKYGKIETIEVMEDRQSGKKRGFAFVTFDDHDTVDKIVVQKYHTINGHNCEVKKALSKQEMQTASSQRGRGGGSGNFMGRGNFGGGGGNFGRGGNFGGRGGNYGGGPGYGSRGGYGGGGGPGYGNPGGGYGGGGGGYDGYNEGGNFGGGNYGGSGNYNDFGNYSGQQQSNYGPMKGGGSFGGRSSGSPYGGGYGSGSGSGGYGGRRF, from the exons ATGGCTGCTATTAAGGAAGAGAGAGATGTGGAAGACTACAAGAGGAAGGGAAGACGATCTTCACAG AAATACCGTAGACTGAATAAG GGCCATGAGCCAAAGGAGCCAGAGCAGTTGAGGAAGCTGTTCATTGGAGGTCTGAGCTTTGAAACAACAGATGATAGCTTGAGAGAGCACTTTGAGAAATGGGGCACACTCACGGACTGTGTG GTGATGAGAGACCCACAAACAAAGCGTTCCAGAGGCTTCGGCTTTGTGACTTACTCTTGTGTGGAGGAGGTGGATGCTGCCATGAGTGCTCGACCACATAAGGTTGATGGACGCGTGGTTGAACCAAAGAGAGCAGTTTCGAGGGAG GATTCTGTAAAGCCTGGGGCACATCTgacagtaaagaaaatatttgttggtGGAATTAAAGAAGATACAGAAGAATATAATTTAAGGGAGTACTTTGAAAAATATGGCAAGATTGAAACCATAGAAGTCATGGAAGACAGGCAAAGTGGAAAGAAGAGAGGCTTCGCTTTTGTAACTTTTGATGATCACGATACAGTTGATAAAATTGTTG TTCAGAAATACCATACTATAAATGGACATAACTGTGAAGTGAAAAAAGCACTCTCGAAACAAGAAATGCAGACTGCTAGCTCTCAGAGAG gtCGTGGGGGTGGCTCAGGCAACTTCATGGGTCGTGGAAACTTTGGAGGTGGTGGAGGAAACTTCGGCCGAGGAGGAAACTTTGGTGGAAGAG GTGGCAACTATGGAGGTGGTCCTGGCTATGGCAGCAGAGGAGGTtatggtggtggtggaggaccAGGGTATGGAAACCCAGGTGGTGGATatggaggtggaggaggaggataTGATGGCTACAATGAAGGAGGAAATTTCGGTGGTG gtaATTATGGTGGAAGTGGAAACTACAATGATTTTGGCAATTACAGTGGACAACAGCAGTCTAACTATGGTCCCATGAAAGGTGGTGGCAGCTTTGGTGGCAGAAGTTCAGGCAGTCCCTATGGTG GTGGTTATGGATCTGGAAGTGGAAGTGGGGGCTATGGTGGTAGAAGATTCTAA
- the HNRNPA3 gene encoding heterogeneous nuclear ribonucleoprotein A3 isoform X7 yields MAAIKEERDVEDYKRKGRRSSQKYRRLNKGHEPKEPEQLRKLFIGGLSFETTDDSLREHFEKWGTLTDCVVMRDPQTKRSRGFGFVTYSCVEEVDAAMSARPHKVDGRVVEPKRAVSREDSVKPGAHLTVKKIFVGGIKEDTEEYNLREYFEKYGKIETIEVMEDRQSGKKRGFAFVTFDDHDTVDKIVVQKYHTINGHNCEVKKALSKQEMQTASSQRGRGGGSGNFMGRGNFGGGGGNFGRGGNFGGRGGYGGGGGGGGSRGSFGGGDGYNGFGDGGNYGGGPGYGSRGGYGGGGGPGYGNPGGGYGGGGGGYDGYNEGGNFGGGNYGGSGNYNDFGNYSGQQQSNYGPMKGGGSFGGRSSGSPYGGGYGSGSGSGGYGGRRF; encoded by the exons ATGGCTGCTATTAAGGAAGAGAGAGATGTGGAAGACTACAAGAGGAAGGGAAGACGATCTTCACAG AAATACCGTAGACTGAATAAG GGCCATGAGCCAAAGGAGCCAGAGCAGTTGAGGAAGCTGTTCATTGGAGGTCTGAGCTTTGAAACAACAGATGATAGCTTGAGAGAGCACTTTGAGAAATGGGGCACACTCACGGACTGTGTG GTGATGAGAGACCCACAAACAAAGCGTTCCAGAGGCTTCGGCTTTGTGACTTACTCTTGTGTGGAGGAGGTGGATGCTGCCATGAGTGCTCGACCACATAAGGTTGATGGACGCGTGGTTGAACCAAAGAGAGCAGTTTCGAGGGAG GATTCTGTAAAGCCTGGGGCACATCTgacagtaaagaaaatatttgttggtGGAATTAAAGAAGATACAGAAGAATATAATTTAAGGGAGTACTTTGAAAAATATGGCAAGATTGAAACCATAGAAGTCATGGAAGACAGGCAAAGTGGAAAGAAGAGAGGCTTCGCTTTTGTAACTTTTGATGATCACGATACAGTTGATAAAATTGTTG TTCAGAAATACCATACTATAAATGGACATAACTGTGAAGTGAAAAAAGCACTCTCGAAACAAGAAATGCAGACTGCTAGCTCTCAGAGAG gtCGTGGGGGTGGCTCAGGCAACTTCATGGGTCGTGGAAACTTTGGAGGTGGTGGAGGAAACTTCGGCCGAGGAGGAAACTTTGGTGGAAGAG GAGGCtatgggggtggtggtggcggtggtgggagcagaggaagctTTGGGGGTGGTGACGGATACAATGGATTTGGTGATG GTGGCAACTATGGAGGTGGTCCTGGCTATGGCAGCAGAGGAGGTtatggtggtggtggaggaccAGGGTATGGAAACCCAGGTGGTGGATatggaggtggaggaggaggataTGATGGCTACAATGAAGGAGGAAATTTCGGTGGTG gtaATTATGGTGGAAGTGGAAACTACAATGATTTTGGCAATTACAGTGGACAACAGCAGTCTAACTATGGTCCCATGAAAGGTGGTGGCAGCTTTGGTGGCAGAAGTTCAGGCAGTCCCTATGGTG GTGGTTATGGATCTGGAAGTGGAAGTGGGGGCTATGGTGGTAGAAGATTCTAA
- the HNRNPA3 gene encoding heterogeneous nuclear ribonucleoprotein A3 isoform X8, whose product MAAIKEERDVEDYKRKGRRSSQGHEPKEPEQLRKLFIGGLSFETTDDSLREHFEKWGTLTDCVVMRDPQTKRSRGFGFVTYSCVEEVDAAMSARPHKVDGRVVEPKRAVSREDSVKPGAHLTVKKIFVGGIKEDTEEYNLREYFEKYGKIETIEVMEDRQSGKKRGFAFVTFDDHDTVDKIVVQKYHTINGHNCEVKKALSKQEMQTASSQRVKYFVGRGGGSGNFMGRGNFGGGGGNFGRGGNFGGRGGYGGGGGGGGSRGSFGGGDGYNGFGDGGNYGGGPGYGSRGGYGGGGGPGYGNPGGGYGGGGGGYDGYNEGGNFGGGNYGGSGNYNDFGNYSGQQQSNYGPMKGGGSFGGRSSGSPYGGGYGSGSGSGGYGGRRF is encoded by the exons ATGGCTGCTATTAAGGAAGAGAGAGATGTGGAAGACTACAAGAGGAAGGGAAGACGATCTTCACAG GGCCATGAGCCAAAGGAGCCAGAGCAGTTGAGGAAGCTGTTCATTGGAGGTCTGAGCTTTGAAACAACAGATGATAGCTTGAGAGAGCACTTTGAGAAATGGGGCACACTCACGGACTGTGTG GTGATGAGAGACCCACAAACAAAGCGTTCCAGAGGCTTCGGCTTTGTGACTTACTCTTGTGTGGAGGAGGTGGATGCTGCCATGAGTGCTCGACCACATAAGGTTGATGGACGCGTGGTTGAACCAAAGAGAGCAGTTTCGAGGGAG GATTCTGTAAAGCCTGGGGCACATCTgacagtaaagaaaatatttgttggtGGAATTAAAGAAGATACAGAAGAATATAATTTAAGGGAGTACTTTGAAAAATATGGCAAGATTGAAACCATAGAAGTCATGGAAGACAGGCAAAGTGGAAAGAAGAGAGGCTTCGCTTTTGTAACTTTTGATGATCACGATACAGTTGATAAAATTGTTG TTCAGAAATACCATACTATAAATGGACATAACTGTGAAGTGAAAAAAGCACTCTCGAAACAAGAAATGCAGACTGCTAGCTCTCAGAGAG taaaatattttgtaggtCGTGGGGGTGGCTCAGGCAACTTCATGGGTCGTGGAAACTTTGGAGGTGGTGGAGGAAACTTCGGCCGAGGAGGAAACTTTGGTGGAAGAG GAGGCtatgggggtggtggtggcggtggtgggagcagaggaagctTTGGGGGTGGTGACGGATACAATGGATTTGGTGATG GTGGCAACTATGGAGGTGGTCCTGGCTATGGCAGCAGAGGAGGTtatggtggtggtggaggaccAGGGTATGGAAACCCAGGTGGTGGATatggaggtggaggaggaggataTGATGGCTACAATGAAGGAGGAAATTTCGGTGGTG gtaATTATGGTGGAAGTGGAAACTACAATGATTTTGGCAATTACAGTGGACAACAGCAGTCTAACTATGGTCCCATGAAAGGTGGTGGCAGCTTTGGTGGCAGAAGTTCAGGCAGTCCCTATGGTG GTGGTTATGGATCTGGAAGTGGAAGTGGGGGCTATGGTGGTAGAAGATTCTAA
- the HNRNPA3 gene encoding heterogeneous nuclear ribonucleoprotein A3 isoform X3 has product MAAIKEERDVEDYKRKGRRSSQQKYRRLNKGHEPKEPEQLRKLFIGGLSFETTDDSLREHFEKWGTLTDCVVMRDPQTKRSRGFGFVTYSCVEEVDAAMSARPHKVDGRVVEPKRAVSREDSVKPGAHLTVKKIFVGGIKEDTEEYNLREYFEKYGKIETIEVMEDRQSGKKRGFAFVTFDDHDTVDKIVVQKYHTINGHNCEVKKALSKQEMQTASSQRGRGGGSGNFMGRGNFGGGGGNFGRGGNFGGRGKHSHLFCVPGGYGGGGGGGGSRGSFGGGDGYNGFGDGGNYGGGPGYGSRGGYGGGGGPGYGNPGGGYGGGGGGYDGYNEGGNFGGGNYGGSGNYNDFGNYSGQQQSNYGPMKGGGSFGGRSSGSPYGGGYGSGSGSGGYGGRRF; this is encoded by the exons ATGGCTGCTATTAAGGAAGAGAGAGATGTGGAAGACTACAAGAGGAAGGGAAGACGATCTTCACAG CAGAAATACCGTAGACTGAATAAG GGCCATGAGCCAAAGGAGCCAGAGCAGTTGAGGAAGCTGTTCATTGGAGGTCTGAGCTTTGAAACAACAGATGATAGCTTGAGAGAGCACTTTGAGAAATGGGGCACACTCACGGACTGTGTG GTGATGAGAGACCCACAAACAAAGCGTTCCAGAGGCTTCGGCTTTGTGACTTACTCTTGTGTGGAGGAGGTGGATGCTGCCATGAGTGCTCGACCACATAAGGTTGATGGACGCGTGGTTGAACCAAAGAGAGCAGTTTCGAGGGAG GATTCTGTAAAGCCTGGGGCACATCTgacagtaaagaaaatatttgttggtGGAATTAAAGAAGATACAGAAGAATATAATTTAAGGGAGTACTTTGAAAAATATGGCAAGATTGAAACCATAGAAGTCATGGAAGACAGGCAAAGTGGAAAGAAGAGAGGCTTCGCTTTTGTAACTTTTGATGATCACGATACAGTTGATAAAATTGTTG TTCAGAAATACCATACTATAAATGGACATAACTGTGAAGTGAAAAAAGCACTCTCGAAACAAGAAATGCAGACTGCTAGCTCTCAGAGAG gtCGTGGGGGTGGCTCAGGCAACTTCATGGGTCGTGGAAACTTTGGAGGTGGTGGAGGAAACTTCGGCCGAGGAGGAAACTTTGGTGGAAGAG GAAAACATTCTCATCTGTTTTGTGTTCCAGGAGGCtatgggggtggtggtggcggtggtgggagcagaggaagctTTGGGGGTGGTGACGGATACAATGGATTTGGTGATG GTGGCAACTATGGAGGTGGTCCTGGCTATGGCAGCAGAGGAGGTtatggtggtggtggaggaccAGGGTATGGAAACCCAGGTGGTGGATatggaggtggaggaggaggataTGATGGCTACAATGAAGGAGGAAATTTCGGTGGTG gtaATTATGGTGGAAGTGGAAACTACAATGATTTTGGCAATTACAGTGGACAACAGCAGTCTAACTATGGTCCCATGAAAGGTGGTGGCAGCTTTGGTGGCAGAAGTTCAGGCAGTCCCTATGGTG GTGGTTATGGATCTGGAAGTGGAAGTGGGGGCTATGGTGGTAGAAGATTCTAA
- the HNRNPA3 gene encoding heterogeneous nuclear ribonucleoprotein A3 isoform X10 → MAAIKEERDVEDYKRKGRRSSQQKYRRLNKGHEPKEPEQLRKLFIGGLSFETTDDSLREHFEKWGTLTDCVVMRDPQTKRSRGFGFVTYSCVEEVDAAMSARPHKVDGRVVEPKRAVSREDSVKPGAHLTVKKIFVGGIKEDTEEYNLREYFEKYGKIETIEVMEDRQSGKKRGFAFVTFDDHDTVDKIVVQKYHTINGHNCEVKKALSKQEMQTASSQRVKYFVGRGGGSGNFMGRGNFGGGGGNFGRGGNFGGRGGNYGGGPGYGSRGGYGGGGGPGYGNPGGGYGGGGGGYDGYNEGGNFGGGNYGGSGNYNDFGNYSGQQQSNYGPMKGGGSFGGRSSGSPYGGGYGSGSGSGGYGGRRF, encoded by the exons ATGGCTGCTATTAAGGAAGAGAGAGATGTGGAAGACTACAAGAGGAAGGGAAGACGATCTTCACAG CAGAAATACCGTAGACTGAATAAG GGCCATGAGCCAAAGGAGCCAGAGCAGTTGAGGAAGCTGTTCATTGGAGGTCTGAGCTTTGAAACAACAGATGATAGCTTGAGAGAGCACTTTGAGAAATGGGGCACACTCACGGACTGTGTG GTGATGAGAGACCCACAAACAAAGCGTTCCAGAGGCTTCGGCTTTGTGACTTACTCTTGTGTGGAGGAGGTGGATGCTGCCATGAGTGCTCGACCACATAAGGTTGATGGACGCGTGGTTGAACCAAAGAGAGCAGTTTCGAGGGAG GATTCTGTAAAGCCTGGGGCACATCTgacagtaaagaaaatatttgttggtGGAATTAAAGAAGATACAGAAGAATATAATTTAAGGGAGTACTTTGAAAAATATGGCAAGATTGAAACCATAGAAGTCATGGAAGACAGGCAAAGTGGAAAGAAGAGAGGCTTCGCTTTTGTAACTTTTGATGATCACGATACAGTTGATAAAATTGTTG TTCAGAAATACCATACTATAAATGGACATAACTGTGAAGTGAAAAAAGCACTCTCGAAACAAGAAATGCAGACTGCTAGCTCTCAGAGAG taaaatattttgtaggtCGTGGGGGTGGCTCAGGCAACTTCATGGGTCGTGGAAACTTTGGAGGTGGTGGAGGAAACTTCGGCCGAGGAGGAAACTTTGGTGGAAGAG GTGGCAACTATGGAGGTGGTCCTGGCTATGGCAGCAGAGGAGGTtatggtggtggtggaggaccAGGGTATGGAAACCCAGGTGGTGGATatggaggtggaggaggaggataTGATGGCTACAATGAAGGAGGAAATTTCGGTGGTG gtaATTATGGTGGAAGTGGAAACTACAATGATTTTGGCAATTACAGTGGACAACAGCAGTCTAACTATGGTCCCATGAAAGGTGGTGGCAGCTTTGGTGGCAGAAGTTCAGGCAGTCCCTATGGTG GTGGTTATGGATCTGGAAGTGGAAGTGGGGGCTATGGTGGTAGAAGATTCTAA
- the HNRNPA3 gene encoding heterogeneous nuclear ribonucleoprotein A3 isoform X9, whose protein sequence is MAAIKEERDVEDYKRKGRRSSQGHEPKEPEQLRKLFIGGLSFETTDDSLREHFEKWGTLTDCVVMRDPQTKRSRGFGFVTYSCVEEVDAAMSARPHKVDGRVVEPKRAVSREDSVKPGAHLTVKKIFVGGIKEDTEEYNLREYFEKYGKIETIEVMEDRQSGKKRGFAFVTFDDHDTVDKIVVQKYHTINGHNCEVKKALSKQEMQTASSQRGRGGGSGNFMGRGNFGGGGGNFGRGGNFGGRGGYGGGGGGGGSRGSFGGGDGYNGFGDGGNYGGGPGYGSRGGYGGGGGPGYGNPGGGYGGGGGGYDGYNEGGNFGGGNYGGSGNYNDFGNYSGQQQSNYGPMKGGGSFGGRSSGSPYGGGYGSGSGSGGYGGRRF, encoded by the exons ATGGCTGCTATTAAGGAAGAGAGAGATGTGGAAGACTACAAGAGGAAGGGAAGACGATCTTCACAG GGCCATGAGCCAAAGGAGCCAGAGCAGTTGAGGAAGCTGTTCATTGGAGGTCTGAGCTTTGAAACAACAGATGATAGCTTGAGAGAGCACTTTGAGAAATGGGGCACACTCACGGACTGTGTG GTGATGAGAGACCCACAAACAAAGCGTTCCAGAGGCTTCGGCTTTGTGACTTACTCTTGTGTGGAGGAGGTGGATGCTGCCATGAGTGCTCGACCACATAAGGTTGATGGACGCGTGGTTGAACCAAAGAGAGCAGTTTCGAGGGAG GATTCTGTAAAGCCTGGGGCACATCTgacagtaaagaaaatatttgttggtGGAATTAAAGAAGATACAGAAGAATATAATTTAAGGGAGTACTTTGAAAAATATGGCAAGATTGAAACCATAGAAGTCATGGAAGACAGGCAAAGTGGAAAGAAGAGAGGCTTCGCTTTTGTAACTTTTGATGATCACGATACAGTTGATAAAATTGTTG TTCAGAAATACCATACTATAAATGGACATAACTGTGAAGTGAAAAAAGCACTCTCGAAACAAGAAATGCAGACTGCTAGCTCTCAGAGAG gtCGTGGGGGTGGCTCAGGCAACTTCATGGGTCGTGGAAACTTTGGAGGTGGTGGAGGAAACTTCGGCCGAGGAGGAAACTTTGGTGGAAGAG GAGGCtatgggggtggtggtggcggtggtgggagcagaggaagctTTGGGGGTGGTGACGGATACAATGGATTTGGTGATG GTGGCAACTATGGAGGTGGTCCTGGCTATGGCAGCAGAGGAGGTtatggtggtggtggaggaccAGGGTATGGAAACCCAGGTGGTGGATatggaggtggaggaggaggataTGATGGCTACAATGAAGGAGGAAATTTCGGTGGTG gtaATTATGGTGGAAGTGGAAACTACAATGATTTTGGCAATTACAGTGGACAACAGCAGTCTAACTATGGTCCCATGAAAGGTGGTGGCAGCTTTGGTGGCAGAAGTTCAGGCAGTCCCTATGGTG GTGGTTATGGATCTGGAAGTGGAAGTGGGGGCTATGGTGGTAGAAGATTCTAA